The genomic window CAAATTGAAAACACCGCTAGAACCTTCTTCATGATCCAACCCATCTTTGGTTATTCCGGCTTCACCGCTTCATGATCCTGCAAATGATCGGCGTCATCGCTGTTCGTGACCGACCTGGCCGACATTGCGTTTTCACTGCGATACGCATGCACATGCTGGACATACTCGCCGCCCACCCAACGGAAGTTGCGGAAAATGACGTCCGGATCCTGCCACTTTTTATTTTTCGGGGAAAGTTCAAGCCCGCCGGCTTCATGGATGGCATCCCCCAGCGGTTTGTCCGTTTTCTCATTCAGGAATTGATCGGGCGACAACGTTACGGTCTGCCATCCGGAATCCCCTTCCAGTTTAACGCGGCAGGCATAGGTATTAAAATCGGCCGTCCAGTAGTTCCGGTGCAGTTTGACTGAAAAATCCTCGCCGGCTTCGGTCTTGATATCAAACTGCAGCGCCGCGCCTTTCGGGGCACGGAATTCAGGATCACTCGGTGCATAGGTGAAGGGGCTCACGCGGTTGGCCGTGAAACCGGGCTTTCCGCCAGGCCCCGTAACCGCCTTGAGCCGCTTATCTATTTTTCCCGGGATCGGGTCAGTTCCGGTCGAATTTCGCGTCCAGCTGTCGACGCCTTCCTGGCCATCACAGAAAACCCGCGAGGGGGTTTTGATGGTCGCCACGGCTCCGATCTTTTCAGGAATCACGGCCTGCAGCGGGCTGGAAACAACGACGCCCGATTGATAGGTGATATTCGCAAAGGCAAACAGGTATTCATCCGCGTTCATGACCGGCGTTGCGGCCACATAGACATCGCCTGATTTCCGGAGCTCCGCATTCCGCCAGTGCCGGTTCACCGCAAAGGGATTTTCAAGCCCGTAATAAACCTCGACCTTCACCACGTCTTCAGGCCGATCCGGTTTCAGGTAAAACAGCGGCGATTGATCCTTGCCCGGCCTGATCTGACAGTCCGGATTCGCCGGCCAAACCCCTTCGCCTTTCAGATGCACATCCATCCACATGGGCAGGTCATGTATAAAATCCATCCCGATGTGATGCCGCAGGCGCGGCGTCAGCGCCCAGGCCCGCGGCACCCCTTCCGGAATCAGATCCAGCGACTGCTCGGCACGATCCATATAGCCGTGGCGATCGTTGGAGGAGCTTAAGAACAGCATGGGAAACTTCACATAAGGAGCCGATGCTTCCGGTGCCAGTGAAGCGCGCCAACGCCGGTCGTTTTCACTGGGTTTGTGCTCCGGCATGCCGATGGAATATCTCGTGTCATCATACGTGTAGGTGTTCCACCCCGCGCCATAAATGGCACATCCCGCCTTGATGCGCGGATCAAAAGCCAGGTTCCACATGATGGTTCCCCCCATGGAAATGCCGTATGCCCCGAGCTTATCCGGATTCACTTCCGGTTGACGCTCGAGATAGGTCAAGGCCCGCATCGAAGCCTGCGTCCACAGAAAATAGGCATCATGTCTCGGGCTCGGCTCCGTTACTTTTGTGCCTGTTCGCTTTTTATGATCCCCATTCTCGACCCCGTTCCAGCGGGTGTAGCGCTCCCGTTTGGGCCACTCGCCGCCCCAGTTGATCGTCAGGATCCCGTATCCGCGCCCGGCAAACACCTTGAGCCAGTCCTTGTTCACCGTCTGGCCGCCGCCGTGGATATGGAGCAGGCCCGGCAAATCCTTGCCGCCGGTCGGCGCGGCATAGATGCCATAGATCCGGACATATTCTCCATCGAATTTTTCGCCGTTAAAATAGACCTCCTTGTAGGAGATGCCGTCTTCTTCCCAAGCCTTCAGAATTTCTTCGGCCAGCGGCTCCGCTCTCGGATCATACCCTGCCCAGATGTCCGGCGGTGTCATAACCGCAGCAGATGCTCCTGCACCAAATGAAAAAGCCACCATCCCCGAGAGGATCCCCATCAAAATAAACGTCTTTTTTTTCATTTCACATCCCGACTACACCAAAAAGCCCCGGGTGTTCCCCCGAGGCTTTTTCTGGCCTAAATACCATTCGAGTTCCTACATCATGAATCTGCGACGGATGAACAGGACGCCACCGCCGAATGCCGCAACCAGGCCGAGCGTGGCCGGTTCCGGAATGGCTACACCATCAAGTACGACTCCATAAAACCGTGCACGGGAACCATCGAGGTCGGTGTTGATCGCCCGATAATCCAGCAACGTGTCGGCATAGTTATCCGTAACGTTGTCAAAGGTAAATGCGGCTATTGCAGTTCCATTGCCTCCAACTGTCGTCCCGGTAAAGTCAAATTCCGAGATATCTGCATGGTCAGGGTCACTCACCGAATCCCCCGATCCAAGAAAACCGGAAAGCTGACCACCAAAAGCCACCTGTGCAAAATCAGCAGAGGTGCCGAAGATAAAATAAACCGTCCCCGACTTGTAACCGGACGTTTGGATCGTGCCGGCCGCATCCGATGCATTCGCACCGGTGTCCGCTGCAAATACCGTAGAGCCATCGGGTAAGGTTAATGCCACATTCGACTTGTTACCGCCTAATGAGGCTACGGGATAAGTCGGTGTTGAGATGGAAGATCCAGCAGACGCATAAACATTCAATGAGCCAGCGGTACTGTCATTTTCGCCCACTGCATTAACGAAAAGGTACTCCGAAACCGTTCCGTCTCCCAATGTGAATGTAGTAACCGAGGTTCCGCCAGCAGTCGCACTGCCCGCAGTCAGATTAATTACCGCTGAACCCGTGTCGTTCTGGCTGGACGACAGCATTGTGGTCGATCCATGAGCTACGACAGAAGCCTGCGCCAAAGCAACTGTAAGAGCCAGTGTTGTCAGAATCGCTAATTGTTTCTTCATTTCTTTTCCTTTTTTTTCGGTGTACCCAGACCGGCGAACAAACACCGGCCTTCCCCAATTTGCTAATGCATTCTACACAGATCCCAAAGCAATCACATCCTACGTTTAGAGGAGGCCCGCGCTTTGAGTCGCACGATGCTGCGCCCTTCCCGATCCGATTATTTCTTGGATTTGTCCCGAGTGCCGATCGGCTTCCAGACAATGGACGAGGTCTTCTTTTCGAGGTCGATATCGACGGTGCAGAACTCAAACTCGCGGTGGTAGGCATAGCCTTTTTTGGAGGCCTTGCCCAACGGCCTACCGATCCTCTTGCCGAAATCATCGTGCCACGTCATCAGCGACTCCTGGCTCCAGAGATGCTGCCCCTCATCCACCCAGCGGTAGTAGGCCTTGTCGTGCGCGACAATGAGATAGGCCGCGTGGCTGAATTCGTGGGTCTTGCTCCATCCGTCATGGGCCGAAAAACAGACGAACATCTTGTCCTCCGGAACCTGCAGGCAGGTGTCGATCATGGTTTCGCCGGCGGTGACACTGTCGCAGGTATGACGGAACCAGCTATCGATAAACACCCCGTCCACATTATCCAGCATCCCGATTCCGTCATACATGCCGTCGCGAGCCCGGTTCAAGATGAACCCATTGATCAACCTGAAGCCGGTCATTTTTGACGTAATGTAGGATACATTGGGCTTATGCTTCCGCACAGCCGTGCGCCAGCCATCGATAAAGATGCCGTGAAGATCGCTTTCGGCGCAGTTGCGGTTAGCGGTCTCCACATACCAGTCGTTTTCCGCTCTGAGGGGAAGGTTCAGGTGAGTCGGCGCGCCGCGGTCATCGCAAATGAAATATTCCGGATGCTCCACAAACGCCTTGGCCTCGGACTCGAACCACTTTGGATAGGCCGCCCCAATGCTATAGATCATGATCGGCTTGCAACGCGGATTGTTTTTTACCAATCGCGCCGCAGTCAGATGGCTGGTTTTTTCATGGGACGGATCCGGATAAACGGAACGCATGTGCGGCTTTTCGATGGTGAAATATTCAAAGTTGCCGCGAATCCATGCATATTGCTCCTCCGAAAAACCATCCCCGCTGTACGAATGGCCGTAAAGGCGCGTCTTGTGCCATTCACCGGCATAGCAGGGTTCGGACTGGGCAGCAGATGCCTTGAATATCGAAAGCACAACAATGCCTGCAAAAAGGCAACACTGGTTCAGATTACTTTTCAATGCCGATCTCCAGTTTCAGGAATTGATTCGTTGTTCCAAGGGTTGGAACCGTGTTGGTGACGCTCTCGAAATCAGTATCGATGATTCCGGAACCGGCATCCGAAATGCCGTCGGTGCTCCACATGCCATCGCCCAGATCGTCGGTGGCTTTGACCGTGTAGGTCAGGCCGCGGGAGGCGGCATCGCGGCGGCGGTTGTACTGGATTTCAAAATCATCACCGGCAACCGCGTGGGAGGGATCGACCCCATCGTTTCCAAGGGTTGGAACTCCGCCGAGGGCATATTCGGTCAGATTGTTGAGGCCATCGCCGTCCGGATCGGCGAAGAGGTCGGAGTTTCCAAGGTTTGGAAACGTGTCGATCCAGTCATAGTAGGGATCGAGTTTCCCGTTATCCGTGTAAAGCTGCTCGATCTCGGCCTGGGCCGCCGCGGCGTCCGCCGTGGCATAGAGGGCGATCTGCCCGCCGGCGATCAGGTTGCGGGCCGCCAGATGCGGCCAATCGATGAGCAGTGTGCCGCTGCTTACGGATGCGGCGATGTTGGTATCCAGCGCCTGATAACCCAGCGATGAAAGGAACGGTATCTCGACGCGTATGCTCCGTGACGGATCGTCTTTCGGAATGCCCGCCACATCGAGCAGGCGCAGGGCCACATGATGCTCGTGGGCATCCATGCGAAAGATGCAGCGGATGTGTTTTTTCCAGGTTGTAAATGGATACTCCAGATCGACAATGGAATCGCGGATGTCTTTCATGACCATGGTTGAGGATGAAACCGTCCAGCCATTGAAGTGGCGTTGAATAGCGCCCGACTCCTCCGATGCATCCAGATGTTCGATGCCATTCAGCACCAGGTTGGTGATCGAACCATCGGAAGCCCAGATCATGTAGTTGTCCGCAACTGCTGCCGGGGCCTCGACAAACCGGACATAATCGATGCTGGCCCCTTCCCCGCCGTCGGCCTGCCCGAACACTTCGATTCTATCGCCGGAGCTGAGGTAGACCCGCCGGATGGTGCGTTCCATAACGTTGATGGATGCCGGGTCGGAGCTGCCCAGGCGGCGGTCTGCCAGCCAGGAATCCAGCAGTTGATCGTTCAAATAGACCTTGAATGCCGCGCGGCCATCGGTCTCGTCAAAATAGCCGACCTTTAGATCGTAATAGCCATCCTCGAACCCAATCAGCAGCCCTTCGGCCGATCCCTCGGAACCGGTTAACCGAACCAGCTGGCCACCGGACGCATCGACGTTCGCTTCGGCGGCGTAGCCGGTCAGCGTCATTTCCTCGGCTTCCAGTTTGGTAAGCGACTCGATCGAACCGAGGGTAACGGTCAGCGTTGCCGAATCCGGCGAGGCCGGATCAATGGCCGCGCCGTAGGTGGGGTGTGCCTTCAGGTCGGAACAGAAGTGGGTGCCGAGAGGCAGTGCAACGCCCCGGAGTTCTGCCGAATAGAGCACCACGTTTTGATCCAGCAGCAATGTCCCCCCGTTTTCAACCACCAGGACGGAGCTGGTGCTGAAATGGTTGCCGTCAAAATCGAGCATCCCGTTCGACGACACATTGAAATCGCCGTCGCCGAATCCATCGCCTTTCAGCGTGCCCGCTTCAACATTCCACACGCCGGAAAAGGTATTCGCGGAGTTTTCAATGCTCACGGTGCCTTCACCGACAATACCCACCGATGCAATCGTGTTGCCGGGAACCATCAGGACATCCAGCTGGATCGTTCTGCTCGCATAACTGGTGTTTAATTCAATGGCTCCGGAACCGCTCAGCGAGCCGTCCAGTTTTGCGGTGCCCCCGCCCCCGTTCGCCATCGAGGTTCCATCGTGCATGACCAGATTAACCGAGGTAAAACTGCCTCCATTTTTCAGGGTCAGCGAGGAACCGTTGGACAGCGTCAGCGATTCGCCGGCAAAGGTGCCGCCCTCGCCGGGCGTGCGCGTTTTATCGCCCAGATCATTTACATAGGCATTGATGTTTGAAGGGGCCAGACCGTCCGACCATTTGGCGGCCGTGTTCCAGCTTTCCCCCATGTCGTGCCCGTCGGTCTGATAGATGGTCGCGGCATTCACACAGGAGCTGATCCCCAACAGCACTAAAATATAAAGATTGGTTTTCATCGTATCCCCCTTATGCCTAAAGACGGTCATTCGTTTTCAGGACGTAGGCAGCGTCCGTAACAATGTATTGGGTTTCGATGTCCACGGATCCGCCGCTTTGCGTTGCGGTAATTGTGTTGTTGCCCGCCGCCACATGGAAGCCGGACTGGGTAACCGTCGGCTCGCTGAGCGTGTTCCAGTTTTTGTCGCAGATTTTGGCGGTTGTTCCGCCGGTATACTGCAGGAACTCACCCGGATTGACCGTACCCGTGATCGAGAGCGACCCGGCTCCGGCAATCTGGATAGATGGATCGACCAGCGAGCCGGAGGCATCCTCATGCACCCGGACAACAAACTGCAGCTCCTGGGCGGCATACGGATTATCCACTTCGATCGCGGTTCCGCTGGTTATCGACTGCATGGGCTCCGCGCCGCCTTTTTCCTGGTGCGCCATATAGAACGGCCCGTCATCGACGGTGGTGCGGCTCATGACATGATGGGGCGTGAAGATATATTCATCGCTTCCGTTTTTGCCCAGCACCAACACGTGGTCGGTTTCATAGTGGTTGCTTCCCGGCGTCTTGGTCGTTACCGCGGCAACGTAGGCAACATCGTCCTCGTGCAGGATCGATCCGAGCTCAATCCAGTAGCCGAAGAGATCAATCACTTCGCCGCTAAGCCCGTGGTTGTTCAGTTCGTTCATCCCGAAGCTCTCGCCGCTCATGGGAACCGACAGGCTGACCCGCCGGCCGCCGGTCATGATCGATTCCTGCGCCATGAAGTGCGTGTTCAGGATGCTGGTTGCCGGATACCCTTTGTAGCGGTATTCATCCAGCCGGATACCGACCGCCAGCGGGAAATAGTTGTAGGTCATGTCGTCGCGAACCCCGCTGAAGCTCTGCTCGAAATTGGCGGCGATACTCCGGCCGACGCGGCTGGACGTGACCGGATATTCGAGATAGCTGTAGACCCGGTCATAATAGTCGCGACCGCTCCAGGGCGTATTGTCGTGGCTGTTCCCGCCGTCGATATGCAGGTGCCCGCCGCCGCTCGCCACAAACAGGTCGTTCAGGAAGCTGGCATGGCGGAAGGCCAGATCATCCATCAGGCTGTCGGGCTGATCCAGGTCATAGTTCGGGCCATAGACCCCGCTCGTCCAGGGGCTCAGCAGCCCGGCCCAGTCCTCGCCGGCGGCATGCGACAGCGCATCGGTTGCCCCCAGCCCGCGCGTACAGCCTTCCAGCACCCACACCTCTTCTTCCGTCCGTTCGAACGAACCGACGCGAACGATTTCCTCGCCGATGCGCACATAGTCGAAATGCATCGCCGAGCCGATGTAGACCGGCAAATTGACGCCTTCGTTCACGCGCAGACGGATGCGTGTGTCGGAGGAACTGATCGGAACCTCGAGCGTCCCCCCGCCCCAGCAGTCCAGCCGCCGGTCAACGGTGGGAACAAGAAACTCCGCATCGTTCTCACCCACCGGGATTCCCACATTGTGCAGGCGGATCATGATGTTGCTGGCCGCCAGATATTCCGTATAGGCGACCAGGTCGGCCTTCCCGTTGGGGAACACCTCCGTGTTCACATTGGTGATCGAATTATAGTTGGGCCAGTATTCGCCGCGCCAGGTCGCCGTATGCATGTAGACCCGCTTAACGCCGGCGGGAAAGGCCACGGTATCGGTCAGGGTATAAAGGTCGGCCAGGTTCGTGGCCTCAAACTGCACCTGGCTCATGGCCCCGAGTTTTGCGCGGTATTGCGCGACCCAGGCCAGCACATCGGCCTCCGTCCAGCTCGGCTGTCCGGCCGGATGTGGAATGGGCTCGTTCGCCCAGATCGAAGCCAGGCAGGCATCCAGCTCTGCGCCATCCAGCGTTCCGTCATACAGCGCAACGCCCCCCTTGGTGCCATCGGCTTCCGCCGCCCAGGGATACTTCCAATAGATATCCTGCCACGCGTCATCCTCATCCGTATCGGCATCCACCACATCGTCCAGCGACTTCATCCAAACCAGCGCATTGCTGATCAACCGAAGCCTCATGCCGTACTGACGGTCGTTCGCGCCGATGCCCTCGGTATCCACGAGGTGAATCGAAACATGCCGCGGGTAGGCATCAATCCGGAACGTAAAGCTCGGCAGGCTTCCCGCCGATTCCGAGACGGTCATCCGATCACCGGAAAACGAGGCATGGCCCAGCATGGTTTCCGAATAGTTTTGCCCGTCGAATGTCCGCAGATAAAATCCGTCGTCGGAGGAAGAGCCCATCCGGTTCACGCCGTTCAGAATCAGCGTGGCCGGCGTTGCGTCGCTGTTGAACGTGAATTCGGAATGGGAAACGGGCGGATCGGAAAGGACGGTGATCGTTCCCGCCGATGCCAGCCCATCCGCCAGAGCCGATGCATCGATTCCCAGATCCGTTATGAGGTTGGTGGCATTGTGTGTTCCGGAAGCCAGCCCCACGCCCCGGATGGTGGCCGACTGGAAGGTCAGATCCTCATCCAGCTTGATCACGCCGTTGCAATCCAGCGAGCCAACGGGATTGTGATAGGCCCCGTCGATGTCGAGATAGCCCTGGGTTCCGACGATAAAACTTCCCGCCCCCAATCCGTTGCCTTTCAGGTAGCAGTTTTGAACATCCCAGGTTCCGGCAAAGGTGTTGGAAGGATTGGAAAAGGTAAAGCCGCATTCCGTGGCCGCCGTAAATTCCCCGCTGTTGTTGACAGCAATTGTATGGATCGCCGCGTCGGCGGTGACCCATGCAGAAACGGTCGTTTTGCGATTGTGATACGACGGATTGAACGTAACCGTGCCGGCTCCCGTCAGCGCCAGATTCCCGGCAAGACTTCCGGACGACCCGCCGTTTTGCAACGAAGACCCCGCCGTGATGGTCAGGTTGCTGGCGGTGCATACCCCGGTGTGCTTGAACTTTAATACGGCCCCGTTGTCGATCGTGAGTGAATCGCCCAGAAAAACAGGATTGCCCTCAATGGAACCCTGCGGCGTACGGGTGTCCCGTCCACTCACGTTGTTGATATAATCGTTTCCCGGCGACGGAACCTGGTCGTTCGACCACGAAGAGGCTTTAAGCCATCCCGCGGCATCCGCCGCTCCCACGTTTTCATCCTGGGAGACCAGGGCACCCGCTGCATTCAATGCAACAACGGCCGCCATGGCAACAAAAGTCCTGTTCATGCATTTCCCCTGCTTATTTTTCAAATCCGATTTCCAATTTCAGGAATTCATTGGTCTTGCCGACTGTTGAAACGCTGTTGGTGCCCAAAACCGGAGGCACCAGACCGTCGGTCGGGACAACTTCGCAAAGTTGAATCGCCTCATGGGCAAGGCGCTCGCCGAACAGCCGGTAGCCTTCAACAGTATAGTGCAGGCTATTATGAACTTTTCTGCCCGCCTTATTGATCCCGTCATTCAAATCATCGGTATTAACCCAGGTCGCGCGAGGATGCGCCTCGACGACCTCGACCAATGCATCGCGCACCATCGTCCAATGCGGATACTTCTCGTTCGCCATGTCATAGTCACTCAGACGTCCCACAACCACATTGATATCCTCACGCCCCAAATCGTCGGAAAGTTGCTGAAACAACCCTACCAAACTCTCCGCATAGACTTCGCCATGGCTCTCTTTGGCATCCCGCTCGCCCTGCATCCAGACGAAGGTAACCGTTGAGAACTCCTTCTCTCGGGTCGCCTCTTCAACCTTTGCCAACAACCGGTCATACAGGTCTCCCGGCACCTTCCCGCCGCTGTAGAGTGGATAGCCCGTTTGTTCGGGATCATACCCATCGACCGCCTTCCACTGCTTATACCAACGGCGAATCGGCTGGCCGCCCAGCGAATCCTTCACAACCGTTACGTTTTCTTTACCAAACGCGGCTTCTACCGTGGGGACGAACGAAATATTTTCATCAAGATAATACATATTCGACTGGCCCGACAGGATGAAGAGATGCTTCCCCTTTTCAGCCGCATGCGCCACCCCGCAAACCAGGGCAACCAAGCTTGCAATATATAGCTTCTTTTTCATTCTCATTCCATTTCTTCGATTTTAACGGACGGCTAGTTCTGGATCGTTATCGTTTCCAGCTCCTGCCCGTTTTCGTTAATCAATCGGAAAACCGCCTGATCTGCGGTGAACGTAATTTCACCGAACGCCCACGACCGGCTTTTCAACCCAAACAACTGGGCCGTCCGATCTTCCCCGAAGGCACCCGGCCCCGGAACGCCGCCGAGCGTCGCGACCTCGAACTCATAGATCTTTTTGCCCTCGGGACGCGGAATGGCGAAGCCGCGCGCGCCGTGGCGATCGCCGCACAGCAGAATCACCTTGGAGCCTTGCTTCGCGTCGATCAGCTGGAAAATTTCTTCGCGCCCCTCCGTATCCCACGTCCCCCAACTGTCTTTGCCGTTGGAGATATAGTCGCTCCACATCGTGCCGCCGCTGAGCAAAATATAGGGAGAGGTCGATTCTTTGATCTGCTGTTTCAGCCAGGCCATCTGTTCCTCGCCCAAAAACGAATTGAGCTGGCCGCGTTCTTCATTCACCCGGCAGGAGCGCGTATCGAGCGCAATAACGTGCACCGGCCCGACTTGGGTCTGGAAATAGATGCCCTTGCGTTCCACATTCCGATCCGGATTGTTCCATTGGGTTTTCCAGTTTTTCCGCAACCCGTCCACATCGATCGCCTGGCCCCGGGTGGACGTTCCGCCCGAATCGTCGTGCCAATAATCATGGTCGTCCCACGCCGCATAAACCGGGACATTCGCCGTCAGCTGCTGCCACGACGGGGAAAGATTGCGAAGCTGGTAGTCGGCGTTGATCAATCCAAAATCGTTCTTGCGATCATCCACCGCACAGTCGCCGAGCACCAGCATCGCGCGGTTGCCTCGCTCCTGAATCAAGTTCATCAGCTCCGGCCGGTATAGCCCGACTTTATGGAAGCACGTCCCGAAGGCGATTTTAAAGGGCTTTTCAGACAGCGTTGCCGGAGCGGTAACGAAGCGTCCCCCGCCGAGGTTTTTACCTTTCGAATTGGTCACCTGATACGTGTATGCCGTATCGGAAGAAAGACCTTCACAACGAACGATCAGAATGCGTTCCGGTTTACCGGACGCAAACGTTTTGGAGGCTCCGCTTTGCGGGGTCACCTTAACCTCGACCGAGTCCGGCATCGGCAGATGCACCCAGACCGCGACGGATGTCGGCGTCAGGTCGCCCAGCATCGGGCCGCCGAGTTTCGAATGCCCGAAAAGACGGCAGACCCCCGCCAGCGCATCCTCCGGCTTCGATCCTGTCAAAGCCGTCCGGCAGGCCGTATAGAAATCCTGCACCGCCTGCGGTTGCGTCTCGTATTGGTTCATGATCTTCAGATCAATCTCCAGCGTCCCCTTGTGCGCATCCTTCAGCGAGACCGGTGCCGGCTCTGAGGGATTGCCGCCACGCGCGGCCAACGCCCCGCCAACGGTCGTGGCGGCCAAAACGAGAAACTGTTGCCTCTTAAGGCGGGAATATTCATTCATGATACGTCCTGATGTTGGTTTTCGTTGCTTCATTGAGTTGGGCGTTAAGAGTACACCCATCTACTTTTCAAATGCGATTTCCAGTTTCAGGAATTCATTGGTTTTCCCGATGGTCGATACGCGGTTGGTGACGCTCTCGAAGTCGGCATCGATGATTCCGGAACCGGCATTGGAAACTCCATTGGTGCTCCAAATGCCATCCACCAACTTATCAGAAGCCTTAACCATGTAGCTCAACCCGCGCGCTGCGGCATCGCGGCGGCGGTTGTATTGGATTTCAAAACCATCCCCGGCCATACCGTGCGTGGGCTCCGCCTCGTTGTTTCCAAAGTTTGGAATGCCGCCGAGGGCATATTCGGTCAGGTTGTTGAGGCCGTCGCCGTCCGGGTCGGCGAAGAGGTCGGCATCGGTTCCAACGATTGGAAAACCGTCGATCCAGGCATAGTAGTCGTCGAGGTTGCCGTTTGCGGTGTGCACGGCTTCGATTTCAGCCAGCGCGGCGGCCGCGTCGTCGGAGGCATAGAGGGCGATCTGCCCGCCCGCCATCAGCCCGCGGCTGGAAAGATAGGGCCAGTCGATCTCGAGCACGCCGCCGGAATCATCCACCGTCACATTCGTATCCATCAGCTGGTAACCGAAGGCCGCGGTGTAGGGAATCTCCATGCGGATGTTGAGCGAGGGGTCGTTTTGCGGGATGCCGTCGAACCCGGCCAGGCGGATCATCAGGTGATGTGCGTAGGCATCGATCCGGAAATAGAAACGGGCATAGTCGAGTTCGGCCTCGTTGAGGATCAGCAGCGATCCTTCCTGCTCGCCGGACTTCTGTTCGAGGGTGTCGATGGAATAGCCATCGAACACGCGCAGGATCACCCACGAATCTTCGAGGGTGTCGATGTGCTCGCTGCCGTTCAGTACCAGACTGGCAATCGAGCCGACGGCATTCCAAGCCATGGCGGTTCCGGAAGGAACGTCCGCAGTCTGGAGGTCGTATCCGTCGATGCGGCAAGGTTCCCCACCGTCCGCAATCCCGGCAATTTCCAGTTCGTCGCCGCTGCGCAGGTAGACATTTTTCACGGTGCGCTCGACGCGGGTCAGGTCGATCGCCTCGGAGCTGCCGAGGGTGCGGTCGGCCAGCCAGGCATCGACCAGCTGGTCGTTGAGATAAATCTTGAAAACGGCTTCGCCGTCGGTTTCATCGAAGTAGGCCACGTTGAGGTCGTAGTAGCCGGAGGTCAACCCGACCAGCGTCTCCGACACGGAGCCTCGGGTTCC from Pontiella desulfatans includes these protein-coding regions:
- a CDS encoding PEP-CTERM sorting domain-containing protein (PEP-CTERM proteins occur, often in large numbers, in the proteomes of bacteria that also encode an exosortase, a predicted intramembrane cysteine proteinase. The presence of a PEP-CTERM domain at a protein's C-terminus predicts cleavage within the sorting domain, followed by covalent anchoring to some some component of the (usually Gram-negative) cell surface. Many PEP-CTERM proteins exhibit an unusual sequence composition that includes large numbers of potential glycosylation sites. Expression of one such protein has been shown restore the ability of a bacterium to form floc, a type of biofilm.); this translates as MKKQLAILTTLALTVALAQASVVAHGSTTMLSSSQNDTGSAVINLTAGSATAGGTSVTTFTLGDGTVSEYLFVNAVGENDSTAGSLNVYASAGSSISTPTYPVASLGGNKSNVALTLPDGSTVFAADTGANASDAAGTIQTSGYKSGTVYFIFGTSADFAQVAFGGQLSGFLGSGDSVSDPDHADISEFDFTGTTVGGNGTAIAAFTFDNVTDNYADTLLDYRAINTDLDGSRARFYGVVLDGVAIPEPATLGLVAAFGGGVLFIRRRFMM
- a CDS encoding carbohydrate-binding protein; amino-acid sequence: MKTNLYILVLLGISSCVNAATIYQTDGHDMGESWNTAAKWSDGLAPSNINAYVNDLGDKTRTPGEGGTFAGESLTLSNGSSLTLKNGGSFTSVNLVMHDGTSMANGGGGTAKLDGSLSGSGAIELNTSYASRTIQLDVLMVPGNTIASVGIVGEGTVSIENSANTFSGVWNVEAGTLKGDGFGDGDFNVSSNGMLDFDGNHFSTSSVLVVENGGTLLLDQNVVLYSAELRGVALPLGTHFCSDLKAHPTYGAAIDPASPDSATLTVTLGSIESLTKLEAEEMTLTGYAAEANVDASGGQLVRLTGSEGSAEGLLIGFEDGYYDLKVGYFDETDGRAAFKVYLNDQLLDSWLADRRLGSSDPASINVMERTIRRVYLSSGDRIEVFGQADGGEGASIDYVRFVEAPAAVADNYMIWASDGSITNLVLNGIEHLDASEESGAIQRHFNGWTVSSSTMVMKDIRDSIVDLEYPFTTWKKHIRCIFRMDAHEHHVALRLLDVAGIPKDDPSRSIRVEIPFLSSLGYQALDTNIAASVSSGTLLIDWPHLAARNLIAGGQIALYATADAAAAQAEIEQLYTDNGKLDPYYDWIDTFPNLGNSDLFADPDGDGLNNLTEYALGGVPTLGNDGVDPSHAVAGDDFEIQYNRRRDAASRGLTYTVKATDDLGDGMWSTDGISDAGSGIIDTDFESVTNTVPTLGTTNQFLKLEIGIEK
- a CDS encoding alpha/beta hydrolase family protein gives rise to the protein MKKKTFILMGILSGMVAFSFGAGASAAVMTPPDIWAGYDPRAEPLAEEILKAWEEDGISYKEVYFNGEKFDGEYVRIYGIYAAPTGGKDLPGLLHIHGGGQTVNKDWLKVFAGRGYGILTINWGGEWPKRERYTRWNGVENGDHKKRTGTKVTEPSPRHDAYFLWTQASMRALTYLERQPEVNPDKLGAYGISMGGTIMWNLAFDPRIKAGCAIYGAGWNTYTYDDTRYSIGMPEHKPSENDRRWRASLAPEASAPYVKFPMLFLSSSNDRHGYMDRAEQSLDLIPEGVPRAWALTPRLRHHIGMDFIHDLPMWMDVHLKGEGVWPANPDCQIRPGKDQSPLFYLKPDRPEDVVKVEVYYGLENPFAVNRHWRNAELRKSGDVYVAATPVMNADEYLFAFANITYQSGVVVSSPLQAVIPEKIGAVATIKTPSRVFCDGQEGVDSWTRNSTGTDPIPGKIDKRLKAVTGPGGKPGFTANRVSPFTYAPSDPEFRAPKGAALQFDIKTEAGEDFSVKLHRNYWTADFNTYACRVKLEGDSGWQTVTLSPDQFLNEKTDKPLGDAIHEAGGLELSPKNKKWQDPDVIFRNFRWVGGEYVQHVHAYRSENAMSARSVTNSDDADHLQDHEAVKPE
- a CDS encoding putative glycoside hydrolase, which translates into the protein MKSNLNQCCLFAGIVVLSIFKASAAQSEPCYAGEWHKTRLYGHSYSGDGFSEEQYAWIRGNFEYFTIEKPHMRSVYPDPSHEKTSHLTAARLVKNNPRCKPIMIYSIGAAYPKWFESEAKAFVEHPEYFICDDRGAPTHLNLPLRAENDWYVETANRNCAESDLHGIFIDGWRTAVRKHKPNVSYITSKMTGFRLINGFILNRARDGMYDGIGMLDNVDGVFIDSWFRHTCDSVTAGETMIDTCLQVPEDKMFVCFSAHDGWSKTHEFSHAAYLIVAHDKAYYRWVDEGQHLWSQESLMTWHDDFGKRIGRPLGKASKKGYAYHREFEFCTVDIDLEKKTSSIVWKPIGTRDKSKK